GCGCGGTGCTATTGCTGCCGCGCGATTTCAAAGGCGATCCAACGCAGACCGATCTGGAGGTCGTGTCTTCTCGCACCAGCGACGGGTCGACGTATTATCGCGTGCCACCTTTTTTGGCCTCGACCGTCTTGCGCGACGGCGAAGCCGTGCTGGCCCGCAACGTGATGGGTGACAGCATGTTGGCCCGTCGCGACAGCAAGGGTGAGATCCACGCGACCAGCGTCATTTGCGCGCCGATTCGCCGCGCCAAGGAAGTGGTCGGCCTGTTGCACTTGTATTCGACCGACGCGAACCGGGCCCTCGATCCGGACGATCTGGAATTCACATTGGCCGTGGCCGACACGACGGCCGTGGTGCTCGAGACGTTGAGCCGGCAGCAGGAATTGGCCGCCGATCTGAACAAGGTGCAGGACGAGAACCAGCAGCTGCGCGAGCGGCTCGGCGTCAACAGCGAGATTATCGGCTGCAGCGAAGTCGTCCGCCGTATCACCGAGGAAATCGCCCGGGCGGCATCGAGCCGCGCCACGGTGCTGATTCGCGGCGAGAGCGGCGTCGGCAAGGAACTCGTCGCCCGAGCGGTGCACTATTCGAGCCAGCGCCGCAAGGGCGTGTTCGTCTGTCTCAACTGCGCTGCCCTGACCGAGAGCCTGCTGGAAAGTGAATTGTTTGGCCACGAAAAGGGGGCGTTCACCGGCGCCACCGAGCGCAAGATCGGCAAGTTCGAGGCGGCTCACGGCGGGACCCTGATGCTCGACGAAATCGGCGAAATGAGCCCGACCATTCAGGCGAAATTCCTGCGCGTGCTCGAAGGGCATCCGTTCGAGCGCGTCGGTGGGAGCGAGCCGGTCAAGGCCGACGTCCGCGTGATCGCCGCGACCAACCGCGACCTGGAGCGCGATGTCGCCGCCGGGGTGTTTCGCCGCGACCTCTACTTCCGCCTGCGGGTACTGGAGATCTATGTCCCGCCGTTGCGGAAACGACCGGAAGACATCCCGGTGCTGTGCAACTATTTCCTGCAAAAGTTCAACGCCGAGACGGGGCGCCGGTTGCGCGGCTTTACCACCCGGGCCATCGATCACCTCGTGCGCTATCGCTGGCCGGGCAACGTGCGGGAATTAAAAAATGTCATCGAACGGGCGATCGTGCTGGCCCGGACCGACTTGATCGACCAGGACGACCTGATGCTCTCGAAGCTGGCCACGGCCGGTGATTCGCAGGAGATTGCCGAGGGCGAATACACGCCGCTGACGCTCGACGAAGTCGAACGCCGGCACATTCTGGCGACCTTGAACGCGACCGGGTGGAATAAGAGCCAGACGGCGACGATTCTGGGGATCGAGCGTTCGACGCTCGATCGCAAGATTCGCCGCTACGAGCTGGTCGAAGAGCCACGCCGGCCGATCTACTAACGGCGCGCCGAATCATTGCAAGCGGCGATTCTGGCCGCGTACGCATCGCCGATCGGGGTGCTGATTGGAGCGATTGTACCGGCCACGACCGGACCTGGGCCGGCTCGCGGACCGGGGAAATGTTGCTCTGGAGCGTCTGGCCGCGGCGCCCGTGGCGAATTCGTGACCGAAAGTTATCTATCCAATCACGGAACGAGGGGGAACAACCCCCCGCCGCTGCGCCAGACAATTCGAGGAGCTTCGCATGTCGACCGTCGCCGCCGAATCGGTCACCCGACTGACCGTAGATCCGAATCTATTGCGCGCGGTGACCGACTCGGTATCGAATGCGCTGACGATGTGCAACGCACGTGCACGCTGCGTGGGCATCTCTTCGGTACCGCCGGTCGACGGCGGTGACGTGACGGGGATGATCGGCATTCACGGCAAGGTGTCCGGGTTCGTGACCGTGAACGTCGGCAACCGTTGCGCCGTGCGGCTGGTCGAAGGCCTGTTGCAGGACCAGTTCGGCGCCCTGTCTCCACAGGTGATCGACGGCATGGGCGAGATCACCAACATCATCGTGGGCGGCATCAAGAGCGCCATGTCGAGCACCGATCGCGCGTTCTCGCATATCACCGTGCCCAGCGTGATCGTGGGGCGGGGCTATCAAATCGCCTATGCCAAAGGGCTTGATTTCTTGTGCGTGGCCTTCGAGCACCACGATCCCGAATCGCTCGTGCTGCAGGACCGGCTGCTGCAAGTCAGCCTGTCGATGCTGCGGCTGTAATCTCGCACGAGCGCGGCGCGGGCCTGCCCCGCCGTATGACCTCGAATTGGCGCGGTGGCCTTGCGCAAGTGTCGGCGGTACACTGCCGCGCTGAGCACGCAACGGTTTTGACGCCTGGCGAGGGACTCAGCGATGTTGAAGCAGACGCGCGTGGCCGTGATCGGCAGCACCGGGCGCGGCGACTATGGTCATGGCCTGGACGTCGTCTGGCAGCAAGTGCCCGACGTGGAAATCGTCGGTGTGGCCGACGACAACAAGCAGGGCCTGGCCGAGGCGGCCAAGCGGCTGGGCGTCCAAGCAGCTTTTGCCGATTACCGCGAGCTGCTCGACAAAACGAAGCCCGAGGTCGTGAGCATTGCGCCCCGCTGGGTCGATCGGCATGCGGAGATGGTCCAGGCGGCCTGCGAGCGCGGCATTCACGTTTACCTTGAAAAGCCCTTTTGCCGCTCGCTGGAAGAAGCCGATGCAATGGTCGCGGCGTGCGAGCGATCACACGTCAAACTGGCGATTGCCCACCAGACACGCTACAGCCCGAAGCTCGCCGTGGTGCGCAAGCTGATTGCCGAAGGCAAGCTGGGGCGGCTGCTCGAGATTCGTGCCCGCGGCAAAGAGGACGCTCGCGGCGGCGCGGAGGATCTCTGGGTGCTGGGGACGCACGTACTCGATTTGACCCGCGCGCTGGCGGGCGACCCGCAGTGGTGCCAAGGCGCCGTGACGGTCGCCGGCAAGCCGCTGGCGGCAAGCGACCTGGTCGAAGGCAACGAAGGGCTGGGTCCCCTGGCCGGCGATGTCGTTTGTGCCATGTACGGATTGCCCGAGGGGGTGACCGCGTATTTCAACTCGCAACGCAATGCCGCCGGGCGGCCCGCGCGCTTCGGCATCCAGGTGCTTGGCACTGCCGGCGCCCTGGTGATGGGCACCGGCTATCTGCCGAAGGTGGCTTTCCTGGGTGATCCAGGTTGGGGATTCGGCCCCAAGGATCCGCGTTGGCAAGAAGTGAGCACGGCGGGGATCGGCAAGCCCGAACCGCTGCCCGACGGCAGTCTGCCGGCCGGAAACGTGCTGGCCGTCAAAGACCTGCTCGCTGCGATTGCCGAAGATCGGCAACCCCAAAGCAGCGTTTACGACGCTCGGGCGGCCATTGAGATGATCGTGGCGGTATTCGAATCGCAGCGTCTGGGCGGCCGGGTATCGTTCCCCTTGGCCAATCGCAAAAGCCCGCTGACGATGCTCGCCGGGTGAGTGCGACGCATGGGCCCTGTCGCGTGGCGGCACGTCACAAGGCAGCGCTATGCGCCGCGTTTGCGCAGCACGTCTTCGATCACGCGCGTGACGTCGTCCGGGCTCAAACGGCTGCCGCTGACCCGGGGGCTGGTGCCGGTCGTGTTATCGCCATTCCAACGGTTGGTCGTGGCGCCTTCGGCCACGTTGAGGGCTTCGAGAATGGCCGGAACGTCGAACGGGATGAACGGCGACATGCGGCCGATCGTATAGCTCCAGCGACCATCACGGCGCTTGCGTGCCGCGACATAGGCCTGAATGCCGTCGGCAAACACGCCGGTCCGCGCCTGGTCGCCGATTTCGCGGATCATCGCCCAACCATGGCCGCCACCGGTACGCTCGTAGTGCGTATCGAGCGGGATCGATTTCCCGCGGCCGGTGACATACCGCATGATCCGGTCTTCGACGTCGTACACGACGCGCGTGCAGACCTCGGGATCGCGGAGGTCTAGCTGACCGTCGAGCCGCGTCCGGCGGTAAGGTTCGTAGACCCAAGCCAGTTCCTGAAGGATGGGCAGGTCGACGGGGAACGGGTAGGCCCCGGCCGTGGCGTCGAGCAAGTCTTCCATCACGACCAGGCGATTGAGCACCGGATTCATGGTGTGCCCGGCCAGGTAGCTGTGC
This portion of the Pirellulales bacterium genome encodes:
- a CDS encoding chemotaxis protein CheX — its product is MSTVAAESVTRLTVDPNLLRAVTDSVSNALTMCNARARCVGISSVPPVDGGDVTGMIGIHGKVSGFVTVNVGNRCAVRLVEGLLQDQFGALSPQVIDGMGEITNIIVGGIKSAMSSTDRAFSHITVPSVIVGRGYQIAYAKGLDFLCVAFEHHDPESLVLQDRLLQVSLSMLRL
- a CDS encoding Gfo/Idh/MocA family oxidoreductase; the encoded protein is MLKQTRVAVIGSTGRGDYGHGLDVVWQQVPDVEIVGVADDNKQGLAEAAKRLGVQAAFADYRELLDKTKPEVVSIAPRWVDRHAEMVQAACERGIHVYLEKPFCRSLEEADAMVAACERSHVKLAIAHQTRYSPKLAVVRKLIAEGKLGRLLEIRARGKEDARGGAEDLWVLGTHVLDLTRALAGDPQWCQGAVTVAGKPLAASDLVEGNEGLGPLAGDVVCAMYGLPEGVTAYFNSQRNAAGRPARFGIQVLGTAGALVMGTGYLPKVAFLGDPGWGFGPKDPRWQEVSTAGIGKPEPLPDGSLPAGNVLAVKDLLAAIAEDRQPQSSVYDARAAIEMIVAVFESQRLGGRVSFPLANRKSPLTMLAG
- a CDS encoding sigma 54-interacting transcriptional regulator — translated: MLAYLVVREGTKWTDVFRLVPGQSVTIGRAPINQITIKDERCSRSHAEVFFSEGRWFLRDLDSRNGTAVGAEIVHGDYTLKAGDIIRIGRSQLAFVHDLSNAFADGSAGNGGAGNVVSDYAPTEAVGAGDSSVLTEPPLITHRRGQTRFLAPAESSPSEEAGSSSRIGRAAVQLARLAFTMAKAPDVETLAKLSLDGLFAGIEVDAGAVLLLPRDFKGDPTQTDLEVVSSRTSDGSTYYRVPPFLASTVLRDGEAVLARNVMGDSMLARRDSKGEIHATSVICAPIRRAKEVVGLLHLYSTDANRALDPDDLEFTLAVADTTAVVLETLSRQQELAADLNKVQDENQQLRERLGVNSEIIGCSEVVRRITEEIARAASSRATVLIRGESGVGKELVARAVHYSSQRRKGVFVCLNCAALTESLLESELFGHEKGAFTGATERKIGKFEAAHGGTLMLDEIGEMSPTIQAKFLRVLEGHPFERVGGSEPVKADVRVIAATNRDLERDVAAGVFRRDLYFRLRVLEIYVPPLRKRPEDIPVLCNYFLQKFNAETGRRLRGFTTRAIDHLVRYRWPGNVRELKNVIERAIVLARTDLIDQDDLMLSKLATAGDSQEIAEGEYTPLTLDEVERRHILATLNATGWNKSQTATILGIERSTLDRKIRRYELVEEPRRPIY